The DNA sequence GATTTAGCTAAAATGCCTCACCTACTAATGGCTGGTGCAACAGGTCAAGGTAAATCTGTTGGTTTAAATGCGGTTTTAACCTCTCTATTATATAGTAAGCATCCTGCAGAAGTTAAGTTTATTTTGGTAGATCCTAAAAAGGTAGAACTAACACTTTTTAATAAAATAGAACGCCATTATTTAGCAAAACTCCCTGACAGTGAAGAGGCCATTATAACAGATAACACGAAAGTTATCAATACATTAAACTCATTATGTATTGAGATGGATAATCGTTATGAATTGCTAAAAAACGCCATGTGCCGTAACCTTGCAGAATATAATGCAAAATTTAAAGCTCGTAAATTAAATCCAAATGATGGTCACCAATTTTTACCATATATTGTTTTAGTGGTTGATGAGTTTGCTGATTTGATTATGACAGCTGGCAAAGAGGTTGAAACACCAATTGCACGTTTAGCTCAATTAGCACGTGCTATTGGCATACATTTAATTATAGCAACACAACGACCTTCTGTTAATGTAATTACAGGTATTATTAAGGCTAATTTTCCTGCCCGTATTGCGTTTAGAGTGACTTCAAAAATTGACTCCCGTACAATTTTAGACGGTTCAGGAGCTGACCAATTAATAGGTCGTGGTGATATGCTTTACACACAAGGTAATGATGTTATTAGAGTACAATGTGCATTCGTTGACACCCCTGAAGTTGAAAAAATAACAGAATACATTGGTTCGCAAAAAGCTTATCCAGACGCTTATTTATTGCCAGAGTACATTGGAGAAGAAAGTGGCACAAGTCTTGATATAGATGTATCAGATAGAGATAAGTTATTTAAAGATGCTGCCATAGTAATAGTTACTGCTCAACAAGGTTCAGCTTCTTTATTACAAAGAAAATTAAAATTAGGCTACAATAGGGCTGGCAGGATTATTGATCAATTGGAAGCCGCTGGTATTGTTGGACCTTTTGAAGGCAGTAAAGCAAGACAAGTTTTAATAACAGATTTAGCAGCTTTAGATGCCTTTTTAGAAAATGAAATTACTTAATATATAAATAGTGAAAATGAAGAATATTCTTACAATTCTAATAGTACTGATAAGTTTTAACGGTATTGCCCAAACCAATAAAGGCAAACAACTACTAACCGAAGTGTCTAATATTGTTAAAAAATATGAAAACATTTCAATTGATTTCAAATACACTTTAGAAAACACCTCTGAAAACATTAAGCAAGAAACAAAAGGTGATGTGATACTTGAAGGAGACAAGTACAAATTAAATATCCTTGGTGTTACCCGTATTTTTGACGGTAGCACTCTTTACAACATTAGCCCAGAAGATGAAGAGGTTACAATATCAAAATCCAATAATGATGATGAAGACTCCATTACACCAAGCAAAATGTTGTCATTTTACCAAGATGGATACACCTACGCTATGGATATTGAACAAAACATTAAAGGACGTAAAATTCAGTATGTAAAACTAACCCCAATTGACTCTAATTCTGAAATTAAATACATTCTTTTAGGAATTGATTCGCAAACCAAACACATTTATAATTTAATACAAATTGGAAAGAACAACACCAAAACTACTTTAACGGTTAATTCTTTTAAAACAAACGAGCCTTTGTCAAAAACCTTATTTACCTTTGATGTCAATAAATATAAAAATTATTACATCAACAAATTAGATTAGAGGTTTTAATTCCCCGTGAAAATACTAGACAAATACATACTAACCACTTATCTTCGGACTTTTATAAGCGTGTTTTTAATACTCATGCTTATTTTTATTTTACAATCTGTTTGGCTCTATATAAAAGAGCTTGCAGGAAAAGATTTAGCAATAACTGTTATTTTTAAATTTTTAACGTATGTTACACCTACGTTAATGCCTTTAATAGTTCCATTAACCATACTTTTAACATCTATCATGGTGTTTGGTAATTTTGCTGAAAATTACGAGTTTGCCGCTATGAAGTCAACAGGTATTTCATTGCAAAGAGCCATGTCTGGACTTAGCGTATTTATTGTAGCCTTAGCTGTTTTTGTTTTTTTCATTGCTAATAGTATTATACCTTGGGCAAACTTTAATTTTTATAATCTTCGTAAAAACATAGCCAAAGTGCAACCCGCCATGGCCATTGCCGAAGGGCAATTTAACGAAATTGAAACTTATAATATAAAAGTTGAAGAAAAGAGTGGAGATAAAGGGCAATATTTAAAAGATGTCATAATTCATATAAAGCAAGATAAAGCTGTTATTAAAGCTAAAACTGGCGAATTATTAAGCGAAGAAAACTCAGATGTTTTAAAATTGAATCTTTTTGATGGAAACTATTATAAAGATCATACCCCAAAAAGTTTAAAAGCAAGAGAAAAGTATCCA is a window from the Pseudalgibacter alginicilyticus genome containing:
- a CDS encoding LolA family protein → MKNILTILIVLISFNGIAQTNKGKQLLTEVSNIVKKYENISIDFKYTLENTSENIKQETKGDVILEGDKYKLNILGVTRIFDGSTLYNISPEDEEVTISKSNNDDEDSITPSKMLSFYQDGYTYAMDIEQNIKGRKIQYVKLTPIDSNSEIKYILLGIDSQTKHIYNLIQIGKNNTKTTLTVNSFKTNEPLSKTLFTFDVNKYKNYYINKLD